A stretch of Parvimonas micra DNA encodes these proteins:
- the dnaJ gene encoding molecular chaperone DnaJ: protein MRDLYEILGVDKNCNKAELKSAYRKLAKKYHPDVNPNNKEAEENFKEVNFAYEILSDDNRRQKYDTYGEASFNANASGGGGFGGFSDMEDIFESIFGNFGGFGGFGGFSSTRNSNRPRKGEDTEVYLDLDFFEAVNGVEKEIFVNVKTVCNVCSGTGAKPGTKKVTCKKCNGRGSIRVQRQSFFGTVVSEELCNECNGTGEIVEEKCEKCKGKKFVLVRKKFTIKAPKGVNTNNIMTLKEQGNCGENGGPNGDVYVIFKVKSHELFVRNGNDVFYELPISFTEATLGAEVEIPTLDGKEKYTIPEGTETGTEFILKDRGISDVNGYGKGNLTFRVKIITPKNLTDRQKELLREFSSEREEHLTEHKKNFFEKVKELFE from the coding sequence ATGAGAGATTTATATGAAATATTAGGAGTAGATAAAAATTGTAATAAAGCAGAGTTAAAATCTGCTTATAGAAAACTAGCGAAAAAATATCATCCGGATGTTAATCCTAATAATAAAGAAGCAGAAGAAAATTTTAAAGAAGTAAATTTTGCTTATGAAATACTAAGTGATGACAATAGAAGACAAAAATACGATACATATGGAGAGGCAAGTTTTAATGCTAATGCATCAGGAGGCGGAGGCTTTGGAGGCTTCTCTGATATGGAAGATATTTTTGAAAGTATTTTCGGAAATTTTGGAGGATTTGGAGGTTTTGGAGGCTTTAGTTCGACTAGAAATTCCAATCGTCCAAGAAAGGGAGAAGATACTGAAGTTTATTTAGATTTGGATTTTTTTGAAGCTGTAAATGGTGTAGAAAAAGAAATTTTTGTAAATGTAAAAACTGTTTGTAATGTATGTTCAGGTACTGGTGCAAAACCAGGAACAAAGAAAGTTACTTGTAAAAAATGTAATGGACGTGGAAGTATTAGAGTTCAAAGACAAAGTTTTTTTGGAACAGTTGTTTCTGAAGAATTATGTAATGAATGTAATGGTACTGGTGAAATTGTAGAAGAAAAATGCGAAAAATGCAAAGGAAAAAAATTTGTTCTTGTAAGAAAGAAATTTACTATTAAAGCTCCAAAAGGTGTGAATACAAATAATATTATGACTTTAAAAGAACAAGGAAATTGTGGAGAAAATGGTGGACCTAATGGAGATGTCTATGTTATTTTCAAAGTAAAATCTCATGAATTATTTGTAAGAAATGGAAATGATGTTTTCTATGAATTACCAATTTCCTTTACAGAAGCAACTTTAGGGGCAGAAGTAGAAATCCCAACTTTAGATGGAAAAGAAAAATATACAATTCCTGAAGGAACAGAGACTGGTACAGAATTTATCCTTAAAGATAGGGGAATTTCTGATGTAAATGGATATGGTAAGGGTAATTTAACTTTTAGAGTTAAAATTATTACTCCAAAGAATTTAACTGATAGACAAAAGGAACTTTTAAGAGAGTTTTCTAGTGAGAGAGAAGAACATTTGACAGAGCATAAGAAAAACTTTTTTGAAAAGGTAAAGGAGCTATTTGAATAA
- a CDS encoding RsmE family RNA methyltransferase: MHRFFTDESILDGKVKIYGDDYNHIKKVLRIAEDEKIEVVVLGELYIGNIEICDKYISVYNLEKISENTESKIKIHLLQCLAKGEKIDLIVQKAVELGVYDITLVNSKRCIVKFDEKKESKKIERLQKISYEASKQSKRLIVPKINELIQIKDIINFVGDNYLLVAYEEDKNISLRDVIIKIKTENSGKDIFILIGSEGGFEREEVEFLINNGAFSIGLGARILRTETAGINLLSILQYEFM, from the coding sequence ATGCATAGATTTTTTACTGACGAGTCTATCTTAGATGGAAAAGTTAAAATATACGGAGATGACTATAATCATATAAAAAAAGTTCTTAGAATTGCAGAAGATGAAAAAATTGAGGTAGTAGTTTTAGGGGAACTTTATATTGGGAATATAGAGATTTGTGATAAATATATTTCTGTTTATAATTTGGAAAAAATTTCAGAAAATACTGAATCAAAAATTAAAATTCATCTATTGCAATGTTTGGCAAAGGGTGAAAAAATAGATTTAATAGTTCAAAAAGCTGTTGAACTAGGAGTATACGATATTACTTTGGTTAATTCAAAAAGATGTATCGTAAAATTTGACGAAAAAAAAGAGAGTAAAAAAATTGAAAGATTACAAAAAATTTCTTATGAGGCATCAAAGCAATCAAAGAGATTAATTGTTCCTAAAATCAATGAATTAATACAAATTAAGGATATTATAAATTTTGTAGGAGATAATTACTTACTTGTAGCTTATGAAGAGGATAAAAATATTTCTTTAAGGGATGTAATTATAAAAATAAAAACAGAAAATTCTGGTAAGGATATATTTATTTTAATAGGTTCGGAGGGCGGTTTTGAAAGAGAAGAAGTTGAGTTTTTAATTAATAATGGAGCTTTCAGCATTGGCCTTGGAGCTAGAATTTTGAGAACGGAGACTGCAGGCATAAATTTACTTTCAATTTTGCAATATGAATTTATGTAG
- the mtaB gene encoding tRNA (N(6)-L-threonylcarbamoyladenosine(37)-C(2))-methylthiotransferase MtaB, whose amino-acid sequence MNKVSFLTLGCKVNQYETEAMQELFKKRGYEICNENDICDVYVINTCTVTNLSDRKSRQFISRAKKLNKDAILAVVGCYSQVAPDEISAIEDVDVIIGTKNRARIVELCEESKKSNLKFNIVSELTKDCGFDVLSIENQESKTRAYIKIQEGCNMFCTYCIIPYARGPIKSRPIDDIYEEAVKLANNGYKEVIITGIHVGSYGLDLGNDTRLIDVIEKLSTIENLDRIRLSSIEAGIISEDFLIRLKNCKKVCEHFHLSLQSGCDKILKLMNRRYTTDMYRKKVRMIKEIFPNVALTTDIIVGFPGENDEDFQETLNFVKEIGFSKIHVFKYSKRKGTPAFDFKEQVDGNVKKFRSNELILLAKDMTTEFLKKELSEKHEVLFEENINGNRLVGYTRNYIRFSAPYNEDMKNKVVYCNGISVEGEEIFGLASKIKI is encoded by the coding sequence ATGAATAAAGTTAGTTTTTTAACTCTGGGTTGCAAAGTTAATCAGTATGAAACTGAAGCTATGCAGGAGTTATTTAAGAAACGAGGGTATGAGATTTGTAATGAAAATGATATATGTGATGTATATGTTATAAATACTTGTACAGTTACAAATTTGAGCGATAGGAAATCAAGACAATTTATTTCCAGAGCGAAAAAATTGAATAAGGATGCTATTTTAGCTGTAGTAGGTTGTTACTCTCAGGTTGCACCTGATGAAATTTCTGCAATTGAGGATGTAGATGTAATTATTGGAACTAAAAATAGAGCTAGAATAGTTGAATTATGTGAAGAATCAAAGAAGTCGAATTTAAAGTTTAATATCGTTTCAGAACTTACAAAGGATTGTGGTTTTGACGTATTGTCAATAGAAAATCAAGAAAGTAAAACAAGAGCATATATAAAAATTCAAGAAGGCTGTAATATGTTTTGTACATACTGCATAATTCCTTATGCAAGAGGACCGATTAAGTCAAGACCAATTGATGATATATATGAAGAAGCTGTAAAACTTGCGAATAATGGATATAAGGAAGTCATAATAACAGGGATTCATGTTGGTTCTTATGGACTTGATTTAGGAAATGATACTAGACTTATTGATGTTATAGAAAAATTATCTACTATCGAAAATCTTGACAGAATAAGACTTAGCTCCATAGAAGCGGGAATTATTTCTGAAGATTTCTTAATTAGATTAAAAAATTGTAAAAAAGTTTGTGAGCATTTTCATTTGTCTTTACAAAGCGGTTGCGATAAAATTTTAAAACTTATGAATAGAAGATATACAACTGATATGTATAGAAAAAAAGTTAGAATGATAAAAGAAATTTTTCCAAATGTTGCTCTTACAACTGATATTATTGTTGGATTTCCAGGAGAAAATGACGAGGATTTTCAAGAGACATTAAATTTTGTAAAAGAAATAGGATTTTCTAAAATTCATGTTTTTAAATATTCAAAGAGAAAGGGAACTCCTGCTTTTGATTTTAAGGAACAGGTTGATGGAAACGTAAAGAAATTTAGAAGTAATGAATTAATCCTATTAGCAAAGGATATGACGACAGAATTTTTGAAAAAAGAACTTTCAGAAAAACATGAAGTTTTATTTGAAGAAAATATTAATGGAAATAGACTTGTAGGTTATACAAGAAATTATATAAGATTTTCTGCTCCGTATAATGAAGATATGAAAAACAAAGTTGTTTATTGCAATGGTATTTCGGTTGAAGGAGAAGAAATATTTGGATTAGCAAGTAAAATAAAGATTTAA
- the prmA gene encoding 50S ribosomal protein L11 methyltransferase, which produces MDWTEIEVVVKNQFEDNIVGILYLFDIDGINIKDSRDYEKFAKEKPYWVVLDEDDFEKSDFITVKTYLKNDDEIEENLQILQERISEFEREYNEKVILKIDSKIKTEDWANEWKKYYKPTKVGKNFIIKPTWEDYNLAENEIMIELDPGMAFGTGTHETTSLCLEAIEKIDLKDKTVFDIGSGSGILSVGALKLGAKKVEAVDIDILGVEATLENAKLNKVEDRIIVHHGDLCEKLNSKADVIVANILAHILVKLLDDISKFIKDEGIFIGSGIIEEKYSDVENALIKNNFEILEVNKNKDWVCVIARRKNA; this is translated from the coding sequence ATGGACTGGACTGAAATTGAGGTTGTAGTAAAAAATCAATTTGAAGACAATATAGTTGGAATACTTTATTTATTTGATATTGATGGAATAAATATAAAAGACTCAAGAGATTATGAGAAATTTGCAAAAGAAAAGCCTTATTGGGTAGTTTTAGATGAGGATGATTTTGAAAAAAGTGATTTTATTACTGTTAAGACTTATTTAAAAAATGACGATGAAATTGAAGAAAATTTGCAAATTTTACAAGAGAGAATTTCAGAATTTGAAAGAGAATACAACGAAAAAGTCATTTTAAAAATAGATTCAAAAATAAAAACCGAAGATTGGGCAAATGAGTGGAAAAAATATTATAAACCTACAAAGGTTGGTAAGAATTTCATTATAAAACCTACTTGGGAAGATTATAATTTAGCTGAAAATGAAATTATGATCGAATTAGATCCGGGTATGGCTTTTGGTACGGGAACTCATGAAACTACATCTTTATGTTTAGAAGCTATCGAAAAGATAGATTTAAAAGATAAAACTGTTTTTGATATAGGTTCAGGAAGTGGAATTTTATCTGTTGGAGCTTTGAAACTAGGAGCAAAAAAAGTAGAAGCCGTTGACATTGACATCTTAGGGGTTGAGGCAACTTTAGAAAATGCTAAGCTAAATAAAGTTGAGGATAGAATTATTGTTCATCATGGAGATTTATGTGAAAAATTAAATTCAAAAGCAGATGTAATTGTTGCTAATATTCTTGCACATATTTTAGTAAAATTATTGGATGATATAAGTAAATTTATAAAAGATGAAGGAATTTTTATTGGTTCTGGAATAATAGAAGAAAAATATTCCGATGTTGAAAACGCCTTGATAAAAAATAATTTTGAAATTTTGGAAGTAAACAAAAACAAAGATTGGGTTTGTGTAATTGCAAGGAGAAAGAATGCATAG
- the metG gene encoding methionine--tRNA ligase, with translation MEKKNFYLTTPIYYPNSNLHLGHTYTTIVADVLKKYKQAQGFDVFFTTGTDEHGQKLQESAIKAGKAPLEYIDPIVESAKELWRTLDIDFDAFVRSTDKIHEKNVSEIFTKLYEKGEIYKGSYKGMYCVPCEAFWTESQLVEGNKCPDCGREVSPSEEETYFFRLSKYQDRLLKLYEENPDFIQPESRKNEMISFINEGLTDLSVTRSSFDWGVKVPFDEKHVVYVWIDALSCYLTGIGYGTDEEKFNKFWPCDVHLIGKEIMRFHAIIWPAILMALDLPLPKKIFGHGWILFDDDKMSKSKGNIVYAEPIIERYGMDALRYFMLREFTFGQDGNFTYTKMLNRINSDLVNDLGNLVSRSVAMCEKYFDGFVPSQTELTELDNDLIEIATTTRDRVAELMDKLNFSMALEEIWKLVRRTNKYIDETTPWALIKEQKEERLKTVIYNLLESIRIISGLIKPFMKETSSKINEQIGYSNYSYEDLTKFGLLGVGTKVCKGKNLFDRLDVDKELEIIIQKNSELIEMRKKKNSGADEVKEDVKENELITIDDFAKVELKVGKILECEPHPKADRLLVSKIDIGGEVRTIVSGIRKYYSEKDLIGKKVIVVTNLKPVNLRGVESNGMILAASDDENLSVLTVLNDVKEGSKVS, from the coding sequence TTGGAAAAGAAAAACTTTTATTTGACAACACCTATTTATTATCCAAATAGTAATTTACATTTGGGTCATACTTATACAACAATTGTTGCAGATGTGTTAAAGAAATATAAACAAGCTCAAGGTTTTGATGTATTTTTTACAACTGGAACTGATGAACATGGTCAAAAATTACAAGAATCCGCTATAAAAGCTGGTAAAGCTCCATTGGAATATATTGATCCCATTGTTGAAAGTGCAAAAGAACTTTGGAGAACTTTAGATATAGATTTTGATGCTTTTGTTAGAAGTACAGATAAAATTCACGAAAAAAATGTAAGTGAAATTTTTACAAAACTTTATGAAAAGGGAGAAATTTATAAAGGGAGTTATAAAGGAATGTATTGTGTTCCTTGTGAAGCCTTTTGGACTGAAAGCCAACTAGTTGAAGGAAATAAATGTCCTGACTGTGGTAGAGAAGTTTCTCCTAGTGAAGAAGAAACATACTTCTTTAGACTTTCTAAATATCAAGATAGACTTTTAAAATTATATGAAGAAAATCCTGATTTCATTCAACCAGAATCAAGAAAAAACGAAATGATAAGTTTCATTAATGAAGGTTTAACTGATTTATCCGTTACACGTTCAAGTTTTGATTGGGGTGTTAAAGTTCCCTTTGATGAAAAGCATGTTGTTTACGTTTGGATAGATGCCTTAAGTTGTTATTTAACAGGTATTGGTTATGGAACAGATGAAGAAAAGTTCAATAAATTTTGGCCTTGTGATGTTCATTTAATTGGTAAGGAAATCATGCGTTTCCATGCAATTATTTGGCCTGCAATTTTAATGGCTTTAGATTTACCATTGCCAAAGAAAATTTTCGGACATGGATGGATTTTATTTGATGATGATAAGATGAGTAAAAGCAAGGGAAATATTGTTTATGCTGAACCAATTATAGAAAGATATGGAATGGATGCATTAAGATATTTTATGCTAAGAGAATTTACTTTTGGGCAAGATGGTAATTTCACTTATACTAAAATGTTAAACAGAATTAATTCAGACCTTGTAAATGACTTAGGGAACTTAGTTTCAAGATCAGTGGCAATGTGTGAAAAGTATTTTGATGGTTTTGTTCCTTCTCAAACAGAATTAACTGAACTTGATAATGATTTAATCGAAATTGCCACTACTACTAGAGATAGAGTTGCAGAGTTGATGGATAAACTTAATTTTTCAATGGCTCTTGAAGAAATATGGAAATTAGTTAGAAGAACTAATAAATATATTGATGAAACAACTCCTTGGGCTTTGATTAAAGAACAAAAAGAAGAAAGATTGAAAACTGTAATTTATAATTTACTTGAAAGTATAAGAATTATTTCAGGATTAATTAAACCTTTTATGAAAGAAACTTCATCTAAAATAAATGAACAAATAGGTTATTCAAATTATTCTTATGAAGACTTAACTAAATTTGGATTACTTGGAGTTGGTACTAAAGTTTGTAAAGGAAAGAATTTATTTGATAGGCTTGATGTTGACAAAGAATTAGAAATAATTATTCAAAAAAATTCTGAACTTATTGAGATGAGAAAGAAGAAAAATTCAGGAGCGGATGAAGTTAAAGAAGATGTTAAAGAAAATGAACTAATAACAATAGATGACTTTGCTAAAGTTGAACTTAAGGTAGGAAAAATCTTAGAATGCGAGCCTCATCCAAAAGCTGATAGACTTTTAGTTTCTAAAATTGATATTGGTGGAGAAGTTAGAACTATAGTTTCAGGAATAAGAAAATACTATTCTGAAAAAGACCTTATAGGTAAAAAAGTTATTGTTGTTACAAATTTAAAACCGGTTAATTTAAGAGGTGTGGAAAGTAATGGAATGATACTTGCTGCATCTGATGATGAGAATTTAAGTGTATTGACTGTTTTAAATGATGTTAAAGAAGGATCAAAGGTATCATAA